In Limnochordia bacterium, the DNA window CGCTGCAGTTGCTTTTTTTACAATAGCTTCTGCAAGAGGGTGCTCCGATAGCTTTTCTGCAGCACCAACAACTGCCAAAACCTCGTTTTCCTCGTAGGGCGGCAAAAGGATTAAATCGGTAACAGCCGGAGTGCCTTCCGTGATAGTCCCTGTCTTATCCAAGACAACGGTATCTATCTTTCCGGCTCGTTCTAGATGCTCTCCGCCACGGATCAAAATGCCTAATTCAGCACCTAAACCTGTTCCAACCATGATAGCTGTTGGCGTAGCAAGCCCCATCGCGCAGGGACAAGCCACCACAAGAACAGTAGTCATGTGCAGCAACGCTTCAGCAAACCCATACCGTGGATACCACCCAATAAATGTAAGCACAGCAAGAATAATCGCCCCCGGGACAAACACCCTTGAGACCTGATCGGCTAGACGTTGAATCGGAGCCTTCGATCCTTGTGCCTCTTCAACCAATCGAATAATCTGAGCCAGGACTGTGTCCTCTCCAACTTTAGTAACTCGGAAAGTGAAGCTCCCCTGTTTATTAATTGACGCCCCCACCACTTGATCACCCGGCTTTTTATCCACGGGAATGCTTTCCCCGGTTAGCATAGATTCATCTACACTGGTTCTTCCTTCGATAATGACTCCATCCACGGGAACCCGTTCCCCTGGCCGAACTAATGCAATATCTCCCAGGACAAGCTCCTCAACGGGTACCTTGATCTCCTTGCTATTCCGCAATACTGATGCGGTTTTAACCTGAAGATCGATGAGTTTCTCTATAGCTTGTGAGGTTCTCCCCTTAGCAATCCCCTCTAAGATCCGTCCTAAGAGAATAATGGTCACCAGCATCGCGGCTGATTCAAAATACAGGGTTTGCCAACCAGCAAACAAGGAGACCACGCTGTAGAAATACGCTGCGGACGTGCCAAGGGCTATCAAGACGTCCATGTTTGGACTGCCTGCTTTCAGAGCATGATAGGACCCTCTATAGAACTGCCAACCAGCCACAAACTGAACCGGTGTAGCCAATGCAAACTGAACCCAAGGGCTCAAGAAGGCTGATTCATAGCCGAGCATGCTTAAAACGTGGATAACGATAAGGGGTATCGACAGGACCAGTGCACCAGTAAAACGATATAGCTGTTTTCGGATTTCCTCTTGTCTCGCCTTTTTTCGTTCCATTATCTCGAATCTCTTGGCAATCCTTGTCGGGTAACCAAGTCCTGCAATTTCCTCTCGAATCCTCTCAGCAGTGATGATCCCAGGGAAATACTCAATTCGGCCTACACCTGTAGCAAGGTTAACGGTGGCCTTCTCTATGCCGGAAAGCCTATTCAGGTGTTCTTCTACTTTTGCTGAACAGGATGCACAAGACATGCCATCAATAGATAACTCTAGTCGCTCAACACCTACTGTATAACCTAGATCTTGTACCATCGCTACAATGTCATCGGGACCTATTACTCCCCTATCGTAGACAATGGTTCCTTCTTGGATAACTAGGTTGACATTTGCATCAAGCACACCCTGTTTTTGCTTTAGTCCTTCTTCTACGCCCGCCGCGCAGCTTGCGCATTTCATTCCTTGAATTGAAAGCCTTAGCAGATCCCTTTGGCTGCTTTCCCTATCCTTTTCCATAGTAATGCCTCCTTAACCGGCTACAGTAGCTTGAAAACCGTTCGGAGTAGCTCATCTATTACCTGTTCATCACCTTGTTGTAGTTGCTCGATGACACATGATTTCATGTGCTGCTCAAGAAGCAGTCTAGCAACACTGCGAAGAGCCGATTGTGCCGATGCAATCTGAACGAGGACATCGTCACAGTAGACACCCTTTTCTATCATTCTCTTAATCCCCCGGATCTGACCTTCGATCCGATTTAGCCGGATGGTAAGGTCCTTTGCCGACTCCTCATCTGACCACGAACGACATCTAGTGCAATCCGAAGTACGATCAATTTCATTCACCGATTACCCCTCCTCTCAGTTTGTAAAAACACTATACTATACCCCCCTACCCCATGTCAATCCCCAGGGTTTACCTCTTTTTAAGCTGCCCAAGCATAACCAGCGTTAATCGTTGGTTATAAATAGGCCCCACGGGTGGACCCGTGGGGCCTATTCATTAATCCTTTTCTAAGCGCGCGCCTGCATCGATAAGCAGTCTATGCAGCTCCTGCCAC includes these proteins:
- a CDS encoding metal-sensitive transcriptional regulator, whose product is MRLNRIEGQIRGIKRMIEKGVYCDDVLVQIASAQSALRSVARLLLEQHMKSCVIEQLQQGDEQVIDELLRTVFKLL